GACACGgcgataaaaaacacatccattCCGATCACAGAGAGAAGATCAAACAGGCCATAGTAACTATTGATGCGGACGtcagcgcaggccagcttcaccacagctatATGCTGACAATAGAAGTGGgagatgatgttggttctgcaatatggccaccgcCTCACTAATAAGGGATAGGGCAATGCGAGTATGCCACTACGCACCACCACGGCCAGGCCTATCTTGGCCACAACAGAGTTGGTCAGGATGgcggaatgtctcaggggatggcagatggctaCATAGCGATCCAGagccatggccacgaggattccagactccatcCCTGAGAGGGAGTGAACGaaatacatctgggtgaggcaggcactgaaattgatctccctgcaattgaaccagaagatgctcagcattttgggtacggtggatgtggacatgaccaggtcggtgacagccagcatgcagaggaaatagtacatgggcccatgcAGGCTCGGCTCCatcttcacaatgaacaggatggtgaagtttcCCAACACGGCTATGGCGTACATAGCACAGAAGGGAATGGAGATCCAGAtatgggctgcctccaggccaggaatgcccagcaggatgaaggtggaggggttggtgaagtcggttgtgttAGAATCTGACATGGTGTAGGGGAGAaagtgtccaactctgaggcataAGGGTGTCTCCTGTATGTTCTGTGTATTCCCCTGACTTTCTCTGTGTTCCCCGGATCTCGGGTGATGGTCGCAGTAGAAATGCCCTACATGGAGAGACAACATTAATATGAGATACTGCATGCAGtagtggaggctgttctcatgggagAAACAGATTGAGCACtattcacacactgaaaaattacattttcattattcagagagaATAACTATGACCCTACTAAATACAATTCCATATTTGTATTGTGCTCCCTGCATTAATAATTCCTACACTTTGTGGTGGGAGAACATTATGAGGCACCAGCAGAAAACACAAGTGTGGATGCTGGTTATCTATCATTGTTCTTTAATGCAACGAGAGCCAGGATAGGGAGTCCATACTGACAGAAGTTCCCCATTCATCCAGTTGCTCGAaatcagagaggggaaaaaaaaccacaaatattGTGAAGACATGTACTGAGAAAAACATGCCAATGAGAACATACCTCAGGGAAAATACCTGGACGCTATTGATAGCAGCTCAGGAGAAACATCTGCTCATTCACAGTAGTGGAAAAACAAAAGACTGTTCAGATCCCCAGGATATGGGATGGAGCATTTTTTGGACACCCAGTCTCTATTAAGGATATAAAAGTCTGGGACTCTTTAGTTTATACAAGGGACCAAGAAGAGAACATATGatataggagaggaaaataaaaaaggaaactgaTTTACATTCAAATGGACAGTTCCCAGCCAGTACTATCAATAGATACTTAGTGCTCCAAGAGGACTAATTCCCTAAAGATGAGGAAAATTGTCAGCAAAACTGATTGGCAGGAAAAATATAGACAGAAAAGTATGAATGAATATTGGTAATTCTTTGATAACAttttattagatatcagaaaactcACAATTCCAGAGTCAACAAAGTGAACAACTTTGGGTAAAAACTCAGTTTTGTGGTAAAGTGAAGGCAACaattagagggagggaagcaatatgtaagaaagaggaaaaagggaaaatggCTGGCCAGCAATAGAAATCAGAAGTTAAGAAAATTTATAAGGAACATTAAGACATAAGGGAAAACTCCATGTTTGCTGGGCTATGGATCACAAAAAGGAGTTTGTTACGTATAATGAGAACAAGATAAATCCTTGAAAGGATTTATGTCAATTCCTGTGttaaatgttaaatattaaaatataaaaggattttttaaaaaaaataaaaaaattgacaaggttaagaaaaaatggaaaagcaGGTATGGGATTAGTTAAAAAAAGTCTAGAAATGTAAGTACTGCCAATCACCAACAGGGTTTATGCAAATCAGATCTTGTTAAATAAACCTGATCTTTTATGAGAGTACACATTGGTTGATCAAGGGAATACATTTGGTGGATTAAGGGAACGACCCTGATGCAACGAACCTTGATTTCTCAGAGGCCTTCGATTTAGTAGTGGAAAATATTGAGTTGGTGAGTTGGAGCAGTgaaaggattttacctctgcacatgGATTGGTGAAACAAAcagcatccagttctggggtccacatttgaaaaaaagatgTTAAAAACTTGGAgatggtgcagaaaagagccacaaaaatgactggaggatagagaaaatgaTGGATTGTTAGATTTGAAGATATAGATCTCTTAACTTATAAAAAAGATGATCAAGCAAAgactttcatggggagaaaatcatGGGTAATAACATGCTCTGTAATCTACTAGAGAAAGGCTGAGCGAGACCAAACGGATGGAAGCAGAAGCCAGGTAAATTCCAGCTTGAAATTAGGGCCAAATATTTAGCAGTgatggtgattaaccattgggacacACTGAGAAGGGAAGTGTTGGATTCTCCAATTCCCCATGTTagcagatccagactggatgttGTTTTTTGGAAGATCTCCTTGAAAggttgtttacacttaaaatgctacagccgTGCTGCCATAATGCTTCAATATAGACACTACTTAGACAGATGGAAGGgttctcccctcagcacaggtaatcccagagaagtggtagctaggtcgatggaagaattcatctcatgctgtctacaccagcgcacagattatccaacacgttcttggaatgtattgtaGAGAATTTTTTGTTCCAGAAGCTGGAGAAACCTACTTGGAGAGatgctgttctagacttgattttgacaaagaaggaggaactggttgagaatttgaaagtggaa
This window of the Mauremys reevesii isolate NIE-2019 unplaced genomic scaffold, ASM1616193v1 Contig42, whole genome shotgun sequence genome carries:
- the LOC120394206 gene encoding olfactory receptor 52E2-like, with amino-acid sequence IPGLEAAHIWISIPFCAMYAIAVLGNFTILFIVKMEPSLHGPMYYFLCMLAVTDLVMSTSTVPKMLSIFWFNCREINFSACLTQMYFVHSLSGMESGILVAMALDRYVAICHPLRHSAILTNSVVAKIGLAVVVRSGILALPYPLLVRRWPYCRTNIISHFYCQHIAVVKLACADVRINSYYGLFDLLSVIGMDVFFIAVSYTQILRAIFRLPTKDARLKTFGTCISHLCAISALYIPDLFSSLMLRFGHNVPLYVLILITGVYHLVPPVLHQIIYGVRTKQIRGILVQLFTHKET